A stretch of Gemmatimonas aurantiaca T-27 DNA encodes these proteins:
- a CDS encoding MoaD/ThiS family protein, with the protein MTASHVTGSNETAVETPRTVRVVLPAPLRALARTDAELDVTVMGAATVRGVLDVLEERFPALRGTIRDHGTHKRRAFIRFYACERDLSLELPDTPLPEAVQDGREPLLIVGAMAGG; encoded by the coding sequence GTGACAGCGTCACACGTGACGGGGTCAAACGAGACGGCGGTGGAGACGCCGCGTACGGTGCGGGTGGTCTTGCCCGCACCGTTGCGGGCGTTGGCGCGCACTGACGCCGAACTCGATGTGACGGTGATGGGTGCAGCCACTGTGCGTGGGGTGCTCGACGTACTCGAAGAGCGCTTTCCCGCGCTCCGCGGGACCATCCGCGATCATGGCACACACAAACGCCGCGCGTTCATCCGGTTCTACGCCTGCGAGCGTGATCTCTCGTTGGAGTTGCCCGACACGCCACTGCCCGAGGCGGTGCAGGATGGTCGGGAGCCGCTGCTGATCGTGGGGGCCATGGCGGGAGGATGA
- the moeB gene encoding molybdopterin-synthase adenylyltransferase MoeB — protein MDANLTQHAPPVASPDSAAGLTSDERDRYRRQLTLPSFGLEGQERLKTSRVLIVGAGGLGSPAALYLAAAGVGTIGLVDHDVVDITNLHRQLLHGTSDVGRDKLASARDRLRDINPLVQVVAHDSWLTSANAMDIIANYDLVIDGADNFATRYLVNDACVLLGRPNVHGSVFRFDGQASVFGMPDGPCYRCLYPEPPPPEMVPNCAEGGVLGVLPGLVGTIQATEAIKVLLGIGTSLAGRLLMIDAMRMQFRTVMLSRDPECPACGTRTITALIDYDQFCGTPGLHALADARAEEISVATLRGWIDRNERITVIDVREPTETAAGVIGGARLVPMAELQAAMDTLPRDHTLVMVCKSGVRSARATRQLKAAGFTKVCSLAGGMVRWEEHHTAG, from the coding sequence GTGGATGCGAACCTCACTCAACACGCCCCTCCGGTCGCGTCGCCGGACTCAGCAGCCGGCCTGACGTCGGACGAGCGCGATCGGTATCGGCGGCAGCTCACCCTGCCGTCATTTGGCCTCGAGGGGCAGGAGCGTCTCAAAACCTCCCGCGTGCTCATTGTGGGCGCCGGTGGGCTCGGATCACCGGCGGCGTTGTACCTGGCTGCAGCGGGCGTGGGCACCATCGGACTGGTTGACCACGACGTGGTCGACATCACCAACCTGCACCGCCAGTTGCTGCACGGCACCAGCGATGTGGGACGCGACAAGCTGGCCTCGGCCCGTGATCGCCTGCGCGACATCAATCCGCTGGTGCAGGTGGTCGCACACGATAGCTGGCTCACGTCGGCCAATGCGATGGACATCATCGCGAACTACGACCTGGTCATCGACGGCGCCGACAACTTTGCCACCCGCTATCTCGTCAACGACGCCTGCGTGCTGCTGGGGAGGCCCAATGTGCACGGCTCGGTGTTTCGTTTCGACGGACAGGCGTCGGTGTTTGGCATGCCCGATGGCCCCTGTTATCGCTGCCTGTACCCGGAGCCACCGCCGCCGGAGATGGTGCCCAATTGTGCGGAAGGGGGCGTACTCGGTGTGCTGCCTGGTCTCGTGGGGACCATTCAGGCCACCGAAGCCATCAAGGTGCTGCTCGGCATCGGCACGTCACTCGCCGGTCGCCTGCTCATGATCGACGCGATGCGCATGCAGTTCCGCACGGTCATGCTGTCGCGAGACCCTGAGTGCCCGGCCTGCGGCACGCGCACCATCACCGCACTCATCGACTACGACCAGTTCTGCGGCACCCCAGGCTTGCATGCGCTGGCCGACGCGCGCGCGGAAGAGATCTCCGTGGCCACCTTGCGGGGATGGATCGACCGGAACGAGCGCATCACCGTGATCGATGTGCGTGAGCCAACGGAAACCGCTGCCGGTGTGATTGGCGGTGCACGCCTGGTGCCCATGGCGGAACTCCAAGCCGCGATGGACACCCTGCCGCGCGATCACACCCTGGTGATGGTGTGCAAGAGTGGTGTGCGCAGTGCCCGCGCCACACGTCAGCTCAAGGCAGCGGGATTCACCAAGGTGTGCTCGCTGGCCGGCGGTATGGTGCGCTGGGAGGAGCACCATACCGCCGGATAG
- a CDS encoding WD40/YVTN/BNR-like repeat-containing protein, producing MSRVRVLVGTRKGAFILHADGARKSWTVDGPHFPGWELYHVKGSPVDPDRLYASQSSGWFGQVVQRSDDGGRNWNPVDNSFAYDGVPGTHMWYDGTPHPWEFKRVWHLEPSLTERDVVFAGVEDAALFKSTDGGASWHELSGLRGHGSGSQWQPGAGGMCLHTIVADPTDPQRMFVAISAAGAFRTVNGGATWTPINKGLRSGEIPDGDAEVGHCVHRIALHASNPQRLYMQKHWDVMRSDDGGDHWYEVSGNLPTDFGFPIDVHAHEPETVYVVPITSDAHHFPPDGKLRVYRSRTGGHEWEELGRGLPQDNCYVNVLRDAMAVDRLDDCGIYFGTTGGQVYVSPDGGDNWSAIVHNLPPVLSVEVQTLA from the coding sequence ATGAGTCGGGTTCGAGTTCTGGTCGGCACCCGCAAGGGCGCATTCATTCTGCATGCCGATGGTGCGCGGAAGTCATGGACCGTGGACGGTCCGCATTTCCCCGGGTGGGAGCTGTATCACGTGAAGGGATCACCGGTTGACCCGGACCGACTGTATGCCTCGCAGTCGAGCGGCTGGTTCGGCCAGGTGGTGCAGCGTTCCGATGACGGTGGACGCAACTGGAATCCCGTGGACAACTCTTTTGCCTACGATGGTGTGCCGGGCACCCATATGTGGTACGATGGCACGCCCCATCCATGGGAATTCAAGCGCGTCTGGCACCTGGAGCCGTCGCTCACCGAGCGTGATGTGGTGTTTGCCGGTGTGGAGGATGCGGCGCTGTTCAAGTCCACCGATGGCGGCGCGAGCTGGCATGAGTTGTCAGGGCTGCGCGGGCATGGGTCTGGCAGTCAGTGGCAGCCCGGCGCGGGTGGTATGTGTCTGCACACCATCGTGGCCGACCCCACCGATCCGCAGCGCATGTTCGTAGCCATTTCCGCGGCCGGCGCGTTTCGTACGGTGAACGGTGGCGCCACCTGGACGCCGATCAACAAGGGACTGCGCTCCGGTGAAATTCCCGACGGTGATGCCGAAGTGGGCCACTGCGTGCACCGCATTGCCTTGCATGCGTCCAATCCCCAGCGGTTGTACATGCAGAAACACTGGGACGTCATGCGCAGCGACGATGGTGGCGATCATTGGTATGAAGTGAGCGGCAATCTCCCCACCGACTTCGGTTTTCCGATCGATGTGCACGCGCATGAACCGGAGACCGTGTACGTGGTGCCGATCACCAGCGATGCGCACCACTTCCCACCCGATGGCAAGCTGCGCGTGTATCGCAGTCGTACGGGCGGTCATGAATGGGAAGAGCTGGGGCGGGGGCTGCCGCAGGACAACTGCTACGTGAACGTGCTGCGGGATGCGATGGCGGTGGATCGCCTCGATGATTGTGGTATCTACTTCGGCACCACTGGTGGGCAGGTGTATGTGTCACCGGATGGTGGTGACAACTGGTCGGCCATCGTGCACAATCTGCCACCGGTGCTGTCGGTGGAAGTGCAGACGTTGGCGTGA
- a CDS encoding DUF1801 domain-containing protein translates to MYEPKTKPTAVSVESYLAAIESDERRADCEALTAMMSKIAGAPARMWGTSIVGFGSYHYKYDSGHEGDACEVGFSSRKGDISIYLMPGYDEPQVQELLAQLGKHRTGKACLYVKRLRDVQVPVLESLVQHSVNEVRRRYPGH, encoded by the coding sequence ATGTACGAACCGAAGACGAAGCCCACGGCCGTGAGTGTCGAGAGCTATCTGGCCGCCATCGAGAGCGACGAGCGTCGTGCCGACTGCGAAGCGCTGACGGCGATGATGTCGAAGATCGCCGGCGCTCCAGCCAGGATGTGGGGCACCAGCATCGTCGGCTTTGGCAGCTACCACTACAAGTACGACAGCGGGCACGAAGGGGACGCCTGTGAGGTGGGCTTCTCGTCGCGCAAGGGCGATATCAGCATCTATCTGATGCCGGGCTACGATGAGCCACAGGTGCAGGAATTGCTCGCCCAGCTCGGCAAGCATCGCACGGGCAAGGCCTGCCTGTACGTGAAGCGGCTGCGCGACGTACAGGTGCCCGTGCTCGAAAGCCTGGTGCAGCATTCGGTGAACGAGGTGCGGCGTCGCTACCCTGGCCATTGA
- a CDS encoding carboxypeptidase-like regulatory domain-containing protein, producing MPRYFWLVLFFALPLSAQESPDRLRGRIRNDSGLVVAGASIYVTRGSDRAVQQTTSDTDGTWTIRFDDGTGDYLVFVAAPGYQSARIRVQRSGNEREFVVDLVLKASSAAQLATVRVAATGGRRPDNGVRLGTEEVGASERWIDGVAAVLPPTVRGDASATLGTVPGVIVGSDGASLLGAAPGSNLVTLNGVALPAGQLPRGAPVDARFSAGTMDATRGGFAGGQLDFRLPAGNRDMQRRRGWGTLTPSLLQGTDAIGRATGADAGNLRLSGSADGEAIRRAMSYNVSADYMRTTSTPATLITADPGALGIFGLSADSVTRLQSAAAGLGLPVGTTRARSTDSWSLLARIDDTRDTARVLALTAFVSGAAHRGMGASPQLSPLTTNTRTDRATNVQLLHQRTGARRSWFNENRLSVSRTDIDGRARTTAPTAVVITDQTDGALAVLGASPTGHVDRGQWTVEGASEWAWLGRTPAHRFRAIAWSRFDALRDASLQDALGTWSFASLGDFSNSRPSRFTRTLVQPPTTGSAWNGALALAHQWRATPSLQVLSGARIEGNAFGGLPDTPIELGSGNTRPAERLRTDAVPMRVHVSPRIGLTWQLGGGDARSAQMFSSYGTVVRPSMGVLRAGIGEFRDMYQASAVVGTRTGAQLLSCVGAAAPAPNWHAYTDAGTSPASCVGSDPVLTQRAASLRYLRSSYDTPRAWRSYVNYSRNVGPVLARVEAMGAVNLALPGVIDRNLDASRATLLPDEQRLIFVSAEAIDPRSGAVSPATSRMDTRSGLVHEVRSDLRSEAGQISLGISSDIFKRPSPFYSATWTVQQVRQQYRGADGGGFGDPTRIEWARGANDARHVMQLQAGYTLPRQGSLTLFARLQSGIPFTPIVRGDVDGDGIPGDRAFVFDPSRDTDAQRANAMRALLDHSNARVRDCLSSQTGRVVSRQSCSGPWTVSANARIDITVPISVAGRRLSAALNLENLAGGLDLLLHGANTRGWGNTALPDPVLLVPRGFDANASRFLYAVNPRFGSSNPAHTLLRNPFRVTLDFSLDLTKPLAEQRLARTLEPVKRNGNWERPTLADMERVQMRQVSSLHRLLLSFTDTLFLTRDQIDRLRGADSVFQGEARALFLPLAERLAALPSGFAATPVLEDIRATELAYQRRFWAQRDIVRGILTPLQTSVMPEIAKMIMAYQLAPDSRRWPRWFFSDDGSTAGVGPPP from the coding sequence ATGCCTCGATATTTCTGGTTGGTACTGTTCTTTGCCCTGCCCCTCTCCGCTCAGGAATCTCCTGACCGGCTGCGCGGCCGAATTCGGAATGACTCCGGCCTCGTGGTCGCTGGCGCATCGATCTACGTCACCCGCGGCAGCGATCGCGCCGTACAACAAACCACCAGCGACACCGACGGTACCTGGACGATCCGATTCGACGACGGAACTGGTGACTACCTCGTCTTCGTCGCGGCGCCGGGGTACCAGAGCGCACGCATCCGTGTGCAACGGTCTGGCAATGAGCGCGAGTTTGTCGTGGACCTGGTGCTCAAAGCGAGCAGCGCCGCGCAACTCGCCACGGTGCGCGTAGCGGCGACGGGAGGCCGACGGCCCGACAATGGTGTGCGCTTGGGCACCGAAGAAGTGGGGGCCTCGGAGCGATGGATCGACGGTGTCGCCGCCGTATTGCCTCCCACGGTGCGCGGCGATGCGTCCGCCACACTGGGTACCGTACCCGGCGTGATCGTCGGCTCCGACGGGGCGTCGCTGTTGGGAGCGGCGCCCGGCTCGAACCTGGTCACCCTGAATGGCGTGGCACTACCAGCGGGACAACTTCCGCGCGGTGCGCCGGTTGATGCGCGCTTTTCCGCCGGCACCATGGACGCGACGCGGGGTGGCTTTGCCGGAGGCCAACTCGACTTCCGCCTGCCTGCCGGCAATCGGGACATGCAGCGTCGACGTGGTTGGGGCACCCTCACCCCTTCGCTCCTGCAAGGCACTGATGCCATCGGCCGAGCGACAGGCGCCGACGCGGGCAATCTTCGGCTGTCCGGCAGTGCCGACGGTGAGGCCATTCGACGGGCGATGTCGTACAACGTCAGCGCCGACTACATGCGCACCACGTCCACACCGGCGACGCTCATCACGGCCGACCCGGGTGCATTGGGCATATTTGGATTGTCAGCCGACAGTGTGACGAGACTGCAATCCGCCGCTGCGGGGCTCGGACTTCCTGTGGGCACGACACGCGCGCGATCCACCGACAGTTGGAGTCTGCTGGCCCGCATCGACGACACGAGAGACACGGCCCGCGTGCTGGCCCTGACCGCCTTCGTGAGTGGCGCCGCACATCGCGGCATGGGTGCTTCACCTCAGCTCTCTCCACTCACCACGAATACGCGTACCGATCGTGCGACCAACGTGCAATTGCTGCATCAGCGCACGGGTGCACGGCGGTCGTGGTTCAATGAGAATCGCCTCTCCGTGTCTCGCACCGATATCGACGGACGCGCGCGCACGACGGCGCCCACCGCCGTGGTCATCACGGATCAAACGGACGGCGCACTGGCGGTACTGGGCGCTTCGCCCACGGGCCACGTCGATCGTGGACAATGGACCGTCGAAGGGGCCAGTGAATGGGCGTGGCTGGGACGCACACCGGCACATCGCTTCCGCGCCATTGCCTGGTCCCGTTTCGATGCTCTGCGGGATGCCAGTCTTCAGGATGCACTGGGCACGTGGTCCTTTGCATCGCTTGGTGACTTCAGCAATTCCCGACCATCGCGCTTCACGCGTACGTTGGTCCAGCCTCCTACCACTGGATCGGCCTGGAACGGTGCACTGGCGTTGGCACACCAATGGCGTGCGACCCCATCACTCCAGGTACTATCCGGCGCGCGGATCGAAGGCAACGCCTTTGGTGGTTTGCCCGACACACCCATTGAACTCGGCAGCGGCAATACGCGGCCCGCAGAACGGCTACGCACCGATGCCGTGCCGATGCGCGTACACGTGAGCCCGCGCATCGGCCTCACCTGGCAACTTGGTGGTGGTGATGCGCGTAGCGCCCAGATGTTTTCGTCGTACGGCACGGTCGTGCGCCCATCCATGGGCGTGCTGCGCGCCGGCATCGGCGAGTTTCGCGACATGTATCAGGCGTCTGCGGTGGTCGGCACCCGGACCGGCGCTCAGCTCCTGAGTTGCGTCGGCGCTGCGGCCCCTGCCCCCAATTGGCACGCGTACACCGATGCCGGCACCAGTCCCGCGTCGTGTGTCGGCAGCGATCCAGTCCTGACACAACGCGCGGCATCGCTACGGTATCTGAGGTCGTCGTACGACACCCCACGCGCATGGCGCAGCTATGTGAACTACTCACGCAATGTCGGACCCGTGCTCGCTCGTGTGGAAGCGATGGGTGCGGTCAACCTGGCGCTGCCGGGAGTGATCGATCGCAATCTCGATGCCTCCCGCGCGACCCTGTTGCCCGACGAACAGCGTTTGATCTTCGTGTCCGCCGAGGCGATCGACCCGCGCTCCGGCGCTGTGTCACCAGCAACCAGTCGCATGGACACACGTTCGGGTCTCGTGCACGAAGTGCGCAGCGACCTGCGATCGGAAGCTGGGCAAATTTCGTTGGGCATTTCGTCGGACATTTTCAAGCGGCCGTCGCCATTCTATTCCGCCACGTGGACCGTGCAGCAGGTGCGGCAGCAGTATCGTGGCGCAGATGGGGGCGGCTTCGGAGACCCCACTCGCATCGAATGGGCCCGCGGCGCCAACGATGCGCGACATGTCATGCAACTGCAGGCAGGCTACACGCTGCCTCGGCAGGGTTCACTCACGCTCTTCGCGCGATTGCAGTCGGGAATCCCGTTCACACCAATCGTACGCGGGGATGTCGACGGTGACGGAATACCGGGGGATCGCGCCTTCGTGTTCGATCCATCACGCGACACCGATGCGCAGCGGGCCAACGCCATGCGTGCGCTGCTCGACCACTCCAATGCGCGAGTACGCGACTGTCTGTCTTCTCAGACCGGACGGGTGGTGTCGAGGCAGAGTTGCAGTGGCCCATGGACCGTGTCCGCAAATGCCCGCATCGATATCACAGTGCCCATATCGGTTGCCGGTCGTCGATTGAGCGCCGCCCTCAATCTCGAAAATCTGGCCGGCGGACTCGATCTGCTGCTGCATGGAGCGAACACGCGTGGATGGGGCAATACTGCTCTGCCCGACCCCGTGCTGCTGGTCCCACGGGGGTTCGACGCCAATGCCAGTCGCTTCCTGTACGCCGTCAATCCGCGCTTTGGCAGCAGCAATCCCGCGCATACGCTGTTGCGCAACCCTTTCCGCGTGACGCTCGACTTCTCGCTCGATCTCACGAAGCCGCTGGCCGAACAACGGCTGGCGCGCACACTGGAGCCCGTGAAGCGCAACGGGAACTGGGAACGCCCGACCCTCGCCGATATGGAGCGTGTGCAAATGCGCCAGGTATCGAGTTTGCACCGCTTGCTGCTGTCGTTCACCGACACACTGTTTCTCACACGCGATCAGATCGACCGACTGCGTGGTGCGGACTCCGTCTTTCAGGGTGAAGCACGTGCACTCTTCCTGCCTCTCGCCGAGCGGCTGGCCGCACTGCCAAGTGGCTTCGCGGCGACGCCGGTGCTGGAAGACATCCGTGCCACCGAGCTGGCCTATCAACGTCGCTTCTGGGCGCAACGCGACATCGTACGCGGCATTCTCACGCCGCTGCAAACCAGCGTGATGCCGGAGATTGCCAAGATGATCATGGCCTACCAACTCGCGCCGGACTCCCGGCGTTGGCCTCGTTGGTTCTTCAGCGACGATGGATCGACAGCGGGCGTTGGCCCACCACCGTGA
- a CDS encoding aldolase/citrate lyase family protein produces the protein MRPVLAFAAGAAAVLALPAMATAQKADRLNPVIAVQEKGLPIFGIAHPAIVRRGPGGPGGPPRGPNGAPPAAAPATPPAPMPEIVLSDVAKETVGYTRADFLFTSAANETFYRYLDEIKKAGGSARTHPFSSKIGIFHKDPAVGQQVIIRQLNAGLVNISAEEVSSAQEVRDVLKAMRFASAGGTRPDTGLAAAASYWGLSVDQYKQRADVWPLNKKGELFLTLIIESKEGVAKAREIAAVPGVGQIFVGYGTLGGVFRDDPAGREKATSEILAACKEFKVPCGFPANNPAEMEQRMKEGWTVFIIQRRDENGMGAIETGRKLSGR, from the coding sequence ATGCGCCCTGTTCTAGCGTTCGCCGCTGGCGCCGCTGCCGTGCTTGCACTTCCTGCCATGGCCACGGCCCAGAAGGCCGATCGCCTCAACCCGGTGATCGCCGTACAGGAGAAGGGATTGCCGATCTTCGGCATCGCCCATCCCGCCATCGTGCGTCGCGGACCGGGAGGTCCTGGTGGACCGCCGCGTGGGCCAAACGGAGCACCACCCGCTGCCGCACCGGCTACACCCCCAGCGCCGATGCCGGAGATCGTGCTCAGTGATGTGGCCAAGGAAACCGTGGGATACACGCGGGCAGATTTCCTGTTCACCTCCGCCGCCAACGAGACCTTCTACCGCTATCTCGACGAAATCAAGAAGGCCGGCGGTTCAGCCCGCACCCATCCGTTCTCGTCCAAGATCGGCATTTTCCACAAGGATCCGGCAGTCGGTCAGCAGGTCATCATCCGCCAGCTCAACGCGGGGCTCGTGAACATCTCGGCCGAAGAAGTCTCTTCGGCCCAGGAAGTGCGCGACGTGCTCAAGGCCATGCGGTTTGCCTCGGCCGGCGGCACACGCCCCGACACCGGCTTGGCCGCCGCCGCATCGTACTGGGGTCTTTCGGTCGACCAGTACAAGCAGCGTGCTGATGTCTGGCCGCTCAACAAGAAGGGTGAGCTGTTCCTCACCTTGATCATCGAAAGCAAGGAAGGCGTCGCCAAGGCACGGGAAATCGCCGCCGTGCCGGGTGTCGGGCAGATCTTCGTCGGTTACGGCACGCTGGGCGGTGTATTCCGTGACGATCCCGCCGGCCGCGAGAAGGCCACCTCCGAAATCCTCGCCGCGTGCAAGGAGTTCAAGGTTCCCTGCGGCTTCCCGGCGAACAACCCGGCCGAGATGGAACAGCGCATGAAAGAAGGCTGGACCGTCTTCATCATTCAGCGTCGCGACGAAAACGGCATGGGCGCTATCGAAACCGGACGCAAGCTGTCGGGACGCTGA
- a CDS encoding GNAT family N-acetyltransferase: protein MAAWFVAEWPDWYGDGGPGDAAADVAAFSTSPDALPLGVIAFEHGEPVGVAALKADSVASHRHLTPWAVAGYVVPHRRGAGIGTQLLAALRSHAERLGYAHVYCATSTAGPLLQRQGWMPVNMCDDEAGPLTVFVQHLSARKH, encoded by the coding sequence GTGGCTGCATGGTTCGTTGCTGAGTGGCCAGACTGGTACGGCGACGGTGGTCCTGGTGATGCGGCGGCCGATGTGGCGGCTTTCAGCACATCCCCCGATGCATTGCCCCTTGGAGTGATCGCCTTCGAGCATGGTGAGCCGGTGGGTGTTGCTGCACTCAAGGCAGACTCCGTGGCGAGTCACCGGCATCTCACGCCGTGGGCCGTGGCGGGCTATGTGGTGCCACATCGACGAGGGGCCGGCATCGGCACGCAGTTGCTCGCCGCGCTGAGGAGTCATGCCGAACGCTTGGGATACGCGCACGTCTACTGCGCCACGTCGACGGCGGGACCGCTGTTGCAGCGGCAGGGGTGGATGCCGGTGAACATGTGCGACGATGAAGCCGGTCCGCTCACGGTGTTCGTGCAGCATCTGTCGGCCCGGAAACACTGA
- a CDS encoding porin: protein MLRPVPARHFAPVAPLRRSTRVFGGLILLSSLQALSGTSIAAQEAPPVRGAPTQAAAKSPAWYDKLRIRGYGQVRFNRLMENNDQLQCEQCDKSWGEDGGVFIRRARVIVQGYVHPQVFIYLQPDFASSVGSSGNVAQLRDWYVDLGLNKENTFRLRVGQSKVPYSFENMQSSQNRLPLDRADATNSANANERDLGAFVMWAPKHIRERFAHLVNDNLKGSGDYGVFTVGVYNGQTANKAEANDNQHVIARATYPLEWRGQIIEPSVAAYSGEYTLPVDQRTVGVKGHENWTYRDERVVTSLSIAPQPFGLLAEYNVGRGPEYNPARDSIETQSLRGGFVTATYRVKKGGHTFFPFARWQVYDGGKKHERDARSYNVNDVEFGMEWQPHGNFEMVAEWYRGDRRFEDSSLPFNRQAGHLLRLQAQFNF, encoded by the coding sequence ATGCTTCGTCCCGTACCGGCGCGTCACTTCGCGCCCGTGGCACCCCTTCGCCGTTCGACGCGCGTATTCGGTGGCCTGATACTGTTGAGTTCGTTGCAGGCGCTCTCTGGAACATCCATTGCGGCCCAGGAAGCACCGCCCGTTCGCGGTGCTCCCACTCAAGCCGCGGCCAAGTCTCCGGCGTGGTACGACAAACTGCGCATTCGGGGCTATGGTCAGGTGCGGTTCAACCGCCTGATGGAGAACAACGACCAGCTTCAGTGCGAGCAGTGTGACAAGAGCTGGGGCGAAGACGGTGGGGTGTTCATCCGCCGTGCGCGCGTGATTGTCCAGGGCTATGTGCATCCGCAGGTGTTCATCTACCTGCAGCCCGATTTTGCCAGCTCAGTGGGCAGCTCGGGCAACGTGGCGCAGTTGCGCGACTGGTACGTGGATCTGGGGCTCAACAAGGAAAACACCTTCCGCTTGCGCGTCGGTCAGAGCAAGGTCCCGTACAGCTTCGAGAACATGCAGAGCAGCCAGAATCGCCTGCCGCTCGATCGCGCCGATGCCACCAACAGCGCGAATGCCAATGAGCGGGATCTTGGCGCGTTTGTCATGTGGGCGCCCAAGCACATTCGCGAGCGTTTTGCGCACCTCGTCAACGACAATCTCAAGGGCAGCGGTGACTACGGGGTGTTCACCGTGGGCGTGTACAATGGACAGACCGCCAACAAGGCCGAAGCCAACGACAATCAGCACGTCATTGCGCGTGCGACCTATCCGCTGGAATGGCGCGGGCAGATCATCGAGCCGTCAGTGGCCGCGTATTCCGGCGAATACACCCTGCCCGTCGACCAGCGCACCGTAGGCGTGAAGGGACACGAAAACTGGACCTATCGCGACGAACGTGTCGTGACATCGCTGTCCATCGCACCGCAGCCGTTCGGTCTGTTGGCCGAATACAACGTGGGGCGCGGACCAGAATACAATCCCGCGCGCGACAGTATCGAGACGCAATCACTGCGTGGTGGTTTTGTGACGGCCACCTACCGCGTGAAGAAGGGCGGGCACACGTTCTTTCCGTTTGCGCGTTGGCAGGTCTACGACGGCGGCAAGAAACACGAGCGGGATGCGCGCAGTTACAACGTCAATGACGTGGAGTTCGGTATGGAGTGGCAACCCCACGGCAACTTTGAAATGGTGGCCGAGTGGTACCGTGGTGACCGACGGTTCGAGGACTCGTCGTTGCCGTTCAATCGTCAAGCCGGTCACTTGCTGCGTTTGCAGGCGCAGTTCAATTTCTGA